The Terriglobales bacterium genome has a window encoding:
- the aroF gene encoding 3-deoxy-7-phosphoheptulonate synthase, giving the protein MIINMRERATEEEIQHIIDRVKEAGFQAHVTRGAERTIVAAVGSGGRRHELEALAAAVGVEEVVPIAQPFKLVSRQVKPERTVVDVSGVRIGDGSFVVIAGPCSVESQEQLFSTAQAVKAAGAKMLRGGAYKPRTSPYEFQGLGVEALKLLRQVREKFGLPVVTEVMGTEDVEVICEHADMLQVGARNMQNFNLLRRLAKVDKPVLLKRGPSASVKEWLLAAEYLLAGGNHNVVLCERGIKTFETETRNTLDLASVALARELSHLPVVADPSHGTGRRSLIPPMSRAAAALGADGLIVEVHPCPERALSDGAQSLDFAGFENLMRGLSQPLRAEC; this is encoded by the coding sequence ATGATTATCAACATGCGAGAACGAGCTACGGAAGAGGAGATACAACACATTATTGATCGGGTGAAGGAGGCTGGCTTCCAGGCCCACGTCACCCGCGGGGCGGAGCGAACCATCGTCGCCGCCGTGGGCAGCGGAGGGCGACGCCACGAACTAGAGGCGCTCGCGGCAGCGGTTGGCGTAGAGGAAGTTGTTCCTATCGCGCAGCCATTCAAACTGGTGAGCCGTCAGGTAAAACCAGAACGCACAGTGGTGGATGTAAGCGGCGTGCGCATCGGCGACGGCAGTTTTGTGGTAATCGCAGGGCCGTGTTCCGTCGAGTCACAGGAGCAGTTGTTCTCTACAGCGCAGGCCGTGAAGGCTGCTGGGGCCAAGATGCTGCGCGGAGGCGCTTATAAACCTCGCACGTCACCTTACGAATTCCAGGGCCTGGGCGTTGAAGCGCTAAAGTTGCTGCGCCAGGTCCGCGAAAAATTTGGCCTGCCCGTGGTCACCGAGGTCATGGGTACAGAAGATGTAGAAGTGATCTGCGAGCACGCCGATATGCTGCAAGTCGGCGCGCGCAACATGCAGAATTTCAACCTGCTGCGGCGACTGGCCAAGGTTGATAAACCGGTGCTTTTGAAACGCGGTCCTTCAGCCAGCGTCAAAGAGTGGCTGCTGGCGGCTGAATACTTGCTGGCGGGTGGAAATCACAATGTTGTGCTCTGTGAGCGCGGCATCAAGACCTTCGAGACCGAGACCCGCAACACGTTGGATCTGGCATCGGTCGCACTGGCGCGTGAGCTCTCGCATCTGCCGGTGGTCGCCGATCCATCGCACGGAACCGGAAGACGCAGCCTGATCCCGCCCATGTCACGCGCCGCGGCAGCATTGGGCGCTGATGGACTCATCGTTGAGGTGCATCCCTGTCCGGAGCGCGCACTCTCTGATGGGGCGCAGTCCCTGGATTTTGCCGGCTTCGAGAATCTCATGCGCGGCCTGTCTCAACCCCTCCGCGCTGAATGCTGA
- a CDS encoding UBP-type zinc finger domain-containing protein — translation MKIGDTWVHLRLCLICGHVGCCDSSKNKHATKHFHATTHPLVRSIEPGESWIWCYVDEIMPGEI, via the coding sequence TTGAAAATTGGAGACACGTGGGTCCATCTGCGATTGTGCCTGATTTGCGGACACGTCGGGTGCTGCGACTCTTCGAAGAACAAGCATGCCACGAAGCATTTCCATGCGACAACGCATCCGCTGGTGCGGTCCATCGAGCCCGGAGAGAGCTGGATATGGTGCTACGTGGATGAAATTATGCCCGGTGAGATTTAG
- a CDS encoding DUF5996 family protein produces the protein MEIKQPTDVDLWPALPLQKWSDTYHTLHMWTQIVGKVRLALSPHVNHWWEVPLYVSARGLNTSPIPYGESIFEIEFDFIDHRLIMKTNTGKVTSIGLYPRSVADFYQEFMSTLTALGFEVKIWHMPVEIPDPIPFDHDQQHASYDAAYANAFWRVLVSVDEVLKEFRARFIGKSSPVHFFWGSFDMAVTRFSGRRAPERPGADRITREAYSHEVISAGFWPGSGDVKDAAFYAYAAPEPQGLAESVVRPADAFYHSGLKEFLLMYDAVRNSQSPRANLMDFLQSTYEAGANLAHWDRKSLERVA, from the coding sequence ATGGAAATCAAGCAACCAACTGATGTTGATCTTTGGCCCGCGCTTCCGCTGCAGAAGTGGTCTGACACCTACCACACTCTTCACATGTGGACGCAAATTGTGGGCAAGGTCAGGTTGGCTCTGAGCCCACATGTTAACCACTGGTGGGAGGTGCCGCTTTACGTCAGCGCCCGCGGGTTGAACACGTCTCCTATTCCATATGGAGAAAGCATTTTTGAGATTGAGTTCGATTTTATTGACCACCGTCTCATTATGAAAACCAATACGGGAAAAGTCACCAGTATTGGGTTGTATCCGCGTTCGGTTGCCGATTTCTACCAGGAGTTTATGAGCACGCTCACGGCGCTCGGCTTTGAGGTAAAAATCTGGCACATGCCGGTCGAAATCCCAGACCCGATTCCTTTTGATCACGACCAGCAGCATGCCTCCTACGATGCGGCGTATGCCAACGCCTTCTGGCGGGTCCTGGTATCTGTGGATGAGGTGTTGAAAGAATTTCGGGCCCGATTCATCGGCAAGAGCAGCCCGGTGCATTTTTTCTGGGGGAGCTTCGACATGGCAGTGACGCGTTTTTCCGGACGGCGCGCACCAGAGAGGCCGGGGGCTGACCGAATCACGCGTGAGGCCTACTCCCACGAAGTGATCAGCGCGGGATTCTGGCCGGGAAGCGGTGACGTAAAAGATGCTGCGTTTTACGCCTACGCGGCCCCAGAGCCGCAGGGGTTAGCCGAGTCGGTTGTGCGGCCGGCTGACGCTTTTTATCACTCCGGATTGAAAGAGTTTCTGCTGATGTATGACGCGGTGCGAAATTCTCAATCTCCCCGCGCCAACCTGATGGATTTTCTGCAAAGCACCTATGAGGCAGGCGCAAACCTGGCCCACTGGGACCGGAAGTCGCTGGAGAGAGTTGCTTAG
- the nagA gene encoding N-acetylglucosamine-6-phosphate deacetylase, translating to MSVQIIRAARALTPTEEIIDAAVVIEDGVIVAVGRREGIVAPKGAKDHDARIHILVPGFVDVHIHGAGARDVMEATPEALRIVATTVARHGTTSLVATTVTAPTDEICHSLEGIARYIQSPANQTPPDAPLAQMTGIHLEGPFLSHLRRGVHPPESLALPTVATLKRFLEAANGSARILTIAPELPGATEVIDSARDAGMTVALGHTDATYDQAHTGIEHGARHAVHVFNAMRPFSHRETGVLGAVLTDPQVTAEVIADGIHVDDPAIRLLLAAKGTQRVILVSDGTAATGMPDGVYRLGPFEFTVSGGVCRNAEGRLAGSTLTLDRAVQHLAGLGVSLREAVQMATLNPAARLGLAGKKGVIAPGADADLVLLTSKLEVAGVMTRGVGFFMQS from the coding sequence ATGTCTGTACAGATCATTCGCGCAGCCCGCGCGCTCACCCCCACCGAAGAAATCATCGACGCTGCAGTAGTAATTGAAGATGGCGTCATCGTTGCTGTTGGACGAAGGGAAGGGATCGTTGCTCCCAAAGGCGCAAAAGATCATGACGCCCGCATTCATATACTGGTTCCCGGGTTCGTGGATGTCCACATCCATGGGGCTGGTGCTCGCGATGTGATGGAGGCCACACCAGAGGCGCTCAGGATTGTGGCAACAACCGTTGCCCGCCATGGAACGACATCCCTGGTGGCCACTACGGTTACGGCTCCCACCGATGAAATCTGCCACAGCCTGGAGGGAATTGCACGCTATATCCAGAGCCCTGCCAACCAGACGCCGCCCGATGCACCGCTTGCACAGATGACGGGCATTCACCTGGAAGGGCCGTTCCTGAGTCACCTGCGACGGGGAGTGCATCCTCCTGAGTCTCTGGCGCTGCCCACCGTGGCAACGCTGAAGCGCTTCCTCGAGGCGGCAAATGGCAGCGCCCGTATCCTCACCATTGCCCCGGAACTTCCAGGAGCCACCGAGGTTATCGATAGCGCCCGGGACGCAGGGATGACCGTGGCACTTGGGCACACGGACGCTACCTACGACCAGGCGCATACTGGCATCGAGCATGGAGCGCGCCACGCTGTCCACGTCTTCAATGCCATGCGGCCGTTCTCCCACCGCGAAACCGGCGTGCTGGGGGCTGTACTTACCGACCCGCAAGTTACCGCTGAGGTGATTGCTGACGGCATTCATGTGGATGATCCTGCGATCCGTTTGCTCTTAGCCGCCAAGGGAACGCAACGCGTGATCCTGGTGAGTGATGGCACTGCTGCTACCGGCATGCCTGACGGGGTCTATCGCCTGGGACCATTTGAGTTCACCGTGAGCGGAGGAGTGTGCCGCAACGCTGAAGGACGCCTTGCCGGCAGCACGCTGACCCTGGACCGCGCTGTGCAGCATCTGGCTGGGCTTGGGGTTTCGCTGCGAGAAGCCGTACAGATGGCCACGCTCAACCCGGCTGCTCGCCTTGGGCTGGCAGGGAAGAAGGGCGTAATTGCTCCTGGGGCGGATGCTGATCTGGTCTTGCTTACCAGCAAACTCGAGGTTGCCGGGGTGATGACTCGGGGAGTGGGCTTTTTCATGCAATCTT